In Ruminococcaceae bacterium BL-4, one DNA window encodes the following:
- a CDS encoding protein of unknown function (Evidence 5 : Unknown function), with the protein MKKQAEIGIFAFGTFMMSPFSAAAAALEAPKDSSRDLLLNTFGILGWILLLVILIGTMLVAVKNPLSRQGFVARRRYHRPQKKIRKK; encoded by the coding sequence ATGAAAAAGCAGGCGGAAATTGGGATTTTCGCTTTTGGTACTTTTATGATGTCGCCTTTTTCTGCTGCGGCTGCTGCTCTTGAGGCACCGAAAGACAGTTCTAGGGATCTGCTTTTAAATACGTTCGGAATTTTAGGCTGGATTTTACTTTTGGTTATTTTGATCGGAACAATGTTGGTGGCGGTTAAAAACCCGTTGAGCCGTCAAGGATTTGTTGCTCGCCGCCGTTATCATCGTCCGCAGAAAAAAATCCGTAAAAAATAA
- the rpsT gene encoding ribosomal protein S20 (BS20) (Evidence 2a : Function from experimental evidences in other organisms; PubMedId : 12682299, 16629673, 23002217; Product type s : structure) — MPNIKSAKKRVKVIATKTMINKSINSELKTNIKKANAAVDAKAEDRAEAVRVAVKAIDQAAAKGILKKNTAARKKSSLNRKLNAVNA; from the coding sequence ATGCCGAACATTAAATCCGCGAAGAAGCGCGTAAAGGTTATCGCTACAAAAACGATGATCAACAAGTCGATTAATTCTGAACTTAAGACCAATATAAAGAAAGCAAATGCCGCCGTTGACGCCAAAGCAGAAGATCGTGCCGAGGCCGTGCGTGTCGCCGTAAAAGCTATCGACCAAGCAGCTGCAAAGGGCATTTTGAAAAAGAATACTGCTGCCCGCAAAAAATCCAGCTTGAATCGCAAGCTGAATGCTGTAAATGCTTGA
- a CDS encoding Endopeptidase spore protease Gpr — translation MAYRTDLAMERNGKTTQKENLRGFPVRRSKEGEVCYVTIEAPQIGGGDDDEASLRRLITDELQKLLPPKGEILVAGLGNADMTPDALGPICADQVFATRHIKGAVAHEVGLGELRSVAVVKPGVLGTTGIETAELLRALVQKIHPVAVIAVDALAAGRLHRLCKTIQISTGGIAPGSGVRNDRPRLDEETIGAPVIGLGVPTVVDAATLCEDLCSGEVEGAGTMMVTPRGIDSLVSRAAGLLALAINCAANDSIDPETYEQLMLA, via the coding sequence ATGGCGTATCGAACAGATCTTGCAATGGAACGCAACGGAAAAACAACGCAAAAAGAAAATTTGCGTGGATTTCCAGTGCGCAGATCAAAAGAAGGAGAAGTATGTTATGTGACGATTGAGGCACCGCAAATTGGCGGCGGAGATGACGATGAAGCGTCTCTTAGGCGGCTGATAACGGACGAGCTGCAGAAACTTCTACCCCCAAAAGGAGAAATTTTGGTAGCAGGCCTCGGAAATGCAGATATGACGCCGGATGCACTTGGCCCTATTTGTGCAGATCAAGTTTTTGCGACTCGTCATATCAAAGGTGCAGTTGCACACGAAGTCGGTTTAGGAGAGCTGCGTTCGGTAGCAGTGGTAAAACCTGGTGTTTTGGGAACTACGGGAATTGAAACGGCGGAGCTTTTGCGTGCATTAGTACAAAAAATTCATCCGGTAGCGGTAATCGCTGTGGATGCACTGGCAGCCGGCAGACTGCACCGGCTCTGTAAAACGATACAGATTTCTACCGGTGGAATCGCTCCTGGTTCCGGTGTGCGCAATGACCGGCCGCGCCTTGATGAAGAAACAATAGGAGCTCCGGTGATTGGGCTTGGTGTGCCGACCGTGGTGGATGCAGCTACACTCTGCGAGGACCTTTGCAGCGGAGAGGTAGAAGGTGCCGGCACTATGATGGTAACGCCCCGCGGCATTGATTCGCTTGTGTCACGTGCGGCAGGACTTTTGGCGCTTGCAATCAACTGTGCAGCGAATGATTCGATTGACCCTGAAACGTATGAACAGCTTATGCTTGCTTAA
- a CDS encoding protein of unknown function (Evidence 5 : Unknown function) — translation MLAAVIIVRRKKSVKNKKDGTAKEERQFRFFKVYGIIEFTLMIHFKKKRSGDL, via the coding sequence TTGCTCGCCGCCGTTATCATCGTCCGCAGAAAAAAATCCGTAAAAAATAAAAAGGACGGAACTGCAAAAGAAGAAAGGCAGTTCCGTTTTTTTAAGGTTTATGGTATAATTGAATTTACTTTAATGATTCATTTTAAAAAGAAAAGGAGCGGTGATCTTTGA
- the lepA gene encoding ribosomal elongation factor, GTPase (Evidence 2a : Function from experimental evidences in other organisms; PubMedId : 12511492, 17110332, 22720735; Product type e : enzyme): MKIPRERIRNFSIIAHIDHGKSTLADRILEQTKSVPLREMEDQILDDMDLERERGITIKAHAVTLVYTAKDGLDYVFNLIDTPGHVDFNYEVSRSLTACEGAVLVVDASQGIEAQTLANTYLAVDAGLEIVPVINKIDLPSADPERVKAEIEDVIGIPAEDAPCISAKLGTNIPAVMEQIVSLIPPPQGDENAPLRALIFDSYYDAYKGVVAHIRIMSGTVKNGDVIRVMSTGGEFTVVECGYMRATSFENAGELQAGEVGYLTASIKEVREARVGDTITLRDNPAKEPLPGYRAAQPMVFCGIYPADGAKYPDLRDALEKLQLNDAALSFEPETSVALGFGFRCGFLGLLHMEIIQERLEREYHLDLVTTAPSVIYEIVKTDGQTVYIDNPTNYPDPSLIAEAREPMTDAHIYSPSEYVGNIMELCQDRRGVFQDMQYLDTDRVDIHYILPLNEIIYDFFDALKSKTRGYASFDYEVKGYQKSSLVKLDIMLNGEVVDALSFIIHSDKAYSRARKMAEKLKDKIPRQLFEIPIQACVGGRIIARETVKAMRKDVLAKCYGGDISRKKKLLEKQKEGKKKMRKLGTVEVPQEAFMAVLKLDDD; the protein is encoded by the coding sequence TTGAAAATCCCACGGGAAAGAATCCGCAATTTCAGCATTATCGCACATATTGACCATGGCAAAAGCACGCTTGCCGATCGAATTCTGGAGCAGACGAAATCGGTTCCTCTGCGCGAGATGGAAGATCAGATCTTGGACGATATGGATCTGGAGCGTGAGCGCGGGATTACTATCAAGGCACATGCGGTTACTTTGGTCTATACAGCGAAAGATGGGCTCGATTATGTCTTTAATCTGATCGACACCCCCGGCCATGTAGACTTTAACTATGAAGTCAGCCGATCCTTGACTGCCTGCGAAGGCGCAGTCCTTGTTGTGGACGCTTCACAGGGAATTGAGGCACAGACACTTGCCAATACTTATCTCGCGGTAGACGCCGGATTGGAGATCGTGCCGGTTATCAACAAGATTGATTTGCCGAGCGCCGATCCGGAACGGGTAAAAGCTGAGATCGAAGATGTGATCGGAATCCCCGCAGAGGATGCACCCTGTATCAGCGCAAAGCTGGGGACAAATATTCCCGCAGTTATGGAGCAGATCGTTTCGCTGATTCCGCCGCCGCAGGGAGATGAAAATGCACCTCTGCGGGCGCTGATCTTCGATAGCTATTACGATGCATATAAAGGGGTTGTAGCGCATATCCGTATCATGTCCGGCACCGTAAAAAACGGCGATGTAATTCGTGTAATGTCTACCGGCGGCGAATTCACCGTGGTGGAATGCGGCTATATGCGTGCGACTTCTTTTGAAAATGCAGGGGAACTGCAGGCTGGCGAAGTAGGATATCTGACCGCTTCCATTAAAGAAGTGCGTGAAGCCAGAGTAGGAGATACCATCACGTTGAGAGATAATCCTGCAAAGGAGCCGCTGCCCGGTTACCGAGCAGCTCAGCCGATGGTTTTCTGCGGTATTTACCCCGCAGACGGCGCAAAATATCCGGATTTGAGAGATGCACTCGAAAAGCTGCAGCTCAATGATGCCGCGCTTTCCTTTGAACCAGAAACCAGTGTCGCGCTTGGCTTTGGATTTCGGTGCGGTTTCTTAGGGCTCCTGCATATGGAGATTATTCAGGAACGGCTGGAGCGGGAATATCATCTTGATTTAGTTACGACAGCGCCCAGCGTTATTTATGAAATTGTCAAAACGGATGGGCAAACGGTTTATATTGATAATCCGACGAACTATCCAGATCCTTCTCTGATTGCCGAAGCACGTGAACCTATGACGGATGCACATATTTATTCGCCCAGCGAGTATGTGGGCAATATTATGGAACTATGCCAAGATCGGCGCGGTGTCTTTCAGGATATGCAGTACTTGGATACGGATCGGGTCGATATTCATTACATTTTGCCGTTAAACGAAATTATCTATGACTTTTTTGACGCACTTAAAAGTAAAACCCGCGGTTACGCGAGCTTTGATTATGAGGTAAAGGGCTATCAGAAGAGCAGCCTTGTCAAACTTGATATTATGCTCAACGGCGAAGTCGTCGATGCACTTTCTTTTATTATCCATTCCGATAAAGCTTATTCACGCGCGAGGAAAATGGCAGAAAAACTCAAGGATAAAATTCCTCGACAACTTTTTGAAATCCCGATTCAGGCTTGTGTTGGCGGGCGTATTATCGCAAGAGAAACAGTTAAGGCGATGCGCAAAGATGTTCTTGCAAAATGTTACGGCGGTGATATCAGTCGTAAGAAAAAGCTTCTGGAAAAACAGAAGGAAGGCAAGAAGAAGATGCGCAAACTTGGCACAGTAGAAGTCCCGCAGGAAGCATTTATGGCAGTCTTAAAATTGGATGATGATTAA
- a CDS encoding Transporter yields the protein MNQETKTRSSFSGKVGFILAAAGSAVGLGNIWRFPYLAAKYGGGIFLFVYIILAVTFGFVLMITEIAIGRKTGLSAIEAYGAINKKFKFLGVLTSLVPIIILPYYSVIGGWVMKYLAVYVAGQGNAAAGAKFFGNFISEPIEPVLWFLLFVGLTAIIVLFGVQKGVEKASRILMPVLVVLSVAVAIYSVTLPGAVEGVKYYLLPDFSKFSINTVLGAMGQLFYSLSLAMGIMITYGSYMKRDVDLVQSARQIDIFDTGIAFVAGLMIIPAVFAFTGEAPKKAGPGLMFQALPQVFANMGFGTVAGTLFFLLVLFAALTSSISLMETVVSIFQDKLGWERRGTCLVVLLGAIAIGIPSSLGFGPWSMVQIIGMDILDFFDFISNSVLMPIVALLTCICIGHVVGPKFVEDEISLSGKFREKKMYNVTIRWIAPVCIVAILVSSVMNALGIITI from the coding sequence ATGAATCAAGAAACAAAAACCCGCAGCAGCTTTTCCGGTAAAGTCGGATTTATATTAGCCGCAGCGGGCAGTGCAGTCGGCCTGGGGAACATTTGGCGGTTCCCGTATCTTGCCGCAAAATACGGCGGCGGTATTTTCCTGTTTGTTTACATTATCCTTGCGGTAACCTTTGGTTTTGTGCTGATGATTACAGAAATTGCAATTGGGCGGAAAACCGGTCTTTCTGCAATCGAAGCCTATGGCGCTATCAACAAGAAATTTAAGTTTTTGGGGGTCCTTACTTCTCTGGTTCCAATCATCATTCTGCCTTACTACAGTGTAATCGGCGGTTGGGTTATGAAATATCTGGCAGTGTACGTTGCAGGTCAGGGGAATGCAGCTGCAGGTGCCAAATTCTTCGGCAACTTTATTAGTGAACCAATTGAACCGGTCCTCTGGTTCTTGCTCTTTGTTGGGCTCACCGCAATCATCGTTCTGTTTGGTGTACAGAAAGGCGTTGAAAAAGCCAGCCGAATTCTGATGCCGGTACTGGTCGTTTTGTCGGTTGCAGTAGCAATTTACTCTGTCACTTTGCCCGGCGCTGTCGAGGGTGTTAAATATTATCTGCTGCCCGATTTCAGCAAATTCTCCATCAACACCGTTCTCGGTGCTATGGGACAGCTTTTCTATTCTTTGAGTCTTGCTATGGGCATCATGATTACTTATGGCTCCTATATGAAGCGGGACGTAGACCTTGTACAATCTGCCCGCCAGATCGATATTTTTGATACCGGCATTGCTTTTGTCGCCGGTTTAATGATTATTCCGGCTGTCTTCGCTTTTACAGGAGAAGCTCCTAAAAAAGCAGGCCCTGGTTTAATGTTCCAGGCTCTTCCGCAGGTTTTTGCAAATATGGGCTTTGGTACTGTTGCCGGTACGCTTTTCTTCCTATTGGTTTTATTTGCTGCATTAACTTCTTCGATCTCGTTGATGGAAACTGTCGTTTCCATCTTCCAGGACAAACTCGGATGGGAACGTCGCGGAACCTGTCTGGTTGTTCTTTTGGGCGCAATCGCCATTGGGATTCCATCTTCTCTGGGATTTGGTCCTTGGTCAATGGTTCAGATCATTGGTATGGATATTCTGGACTTCTTCGATTTTATCAGCAACAGTGTCCTGATGCCAATCGTTGCTCTGCTTACCTGCATCTGCATTGGTCATGTCGTTGGTCCCAAGTTTGTGGAAGACGAAATCAGCCTTTCCGGAAAATTCCGTGAAAAGAAAATGTACAATGTGACAATTCGCTGGATCGCTCCGGTCTGTATCGTAGCAATTCTTGTTTCGAGCGTTATGAATGCTCTGGGAATCATCACAATCTAA
- a CDS encoding protein of unknown function (Evidence 5 : Unknown function): protein MNGGMEMRSTWKIVLCSCGVTLLVLGTGLLLMTVDVNCRWIGFGDAHTLYLDRVRPMTKRLGPLSFATDVWYDQFVELICPESLES, encoded by the coding sequence ATGAATGGGGGAATGGAAATGCGGTCTACTTGGAAAATTGTTTTATGTTCTTGCGGGGTGACACTTTTGGTGTTGGGAACAGGACTTTTGCTGATGACGGTGGACGTAAATTGTCGATGGATTGGTTTTGGGGATGCACATACGCTTTATCTTGATAGGGTGCGTCCCATGACAAAACGCCTTGGACCCCTTTCTTTCGCAACAGATGTATGGTATGATCAATTTGTTGAATTGATATGTCCGGAATCACTGGAATCCTGA
- a CDS encoding protein of unknown function (Evidence 5 : Unknown function), with protein MSQNRNNRSYRPDTYESRSSSKRKKMPISAGRAVLLTLSILFVVLGTITVVAYQYMFAPLTVKAIDRSASALGIASNAQDDMQETGVTNIALFGVDSRDDSSDDGRSDSMIILSIDKTHSKVKLTSILRDSYVPIDGHGKEKITHAYAYGGAPLAIRTLNENYNMDIQDYVTVNFAQFAKLIDSVGGIDTDISDTEMKEMNDVIWGSETEQARDSQLIKTTGVQHLNGSQAVVYARIREDDSDNARADRQQKVLGYLLDKVEAMPMTEYPALVRTAMGMCETSLSQDTILGYVPFLGSKPSLEKITVPDIKYETDVQAGIYGDAGWVWRYNLSNAGKRIRSFIYNET; from the coding sequence ATGAGTCAGAATCGCAATAATCGGTCTTATCGGCCCGATACATACGAATCCCGTTCTTCATCAAAGCGAAAAAAGATGCCGATTTCGGCGGGCAGAGCAGTGCTTTTAACGCTTTCAATTTTGTTTGTTGTGTTGGGAACTATTACTGTGGTTGCTTACCAGTATATGTTTGCACCACTTACCGTTAAGGCGATTGACCGCAGTGCTTCGGCATTGGGCATTGCCTCAAATGCGCAGGACGATATGCAGGAAACTGGTGTGACCAATATTGCTTTATTTGGTGTGGATTCCAGAGATGATAGTTCAGACGATGGTCGTTCGGATTCGATGATCATTCTCTCTATCGATAAAACACATTCTAAAGTGAAACTAACCTCCATTTTACGCGATAGCTATGTGCCGATTGATGGCCATGGAAAAGAGAAAATTACGCATGCTTATGCTTATGGTGGGGCTCCTCTTGCAATTCGCACTTTGAATGAAAATTATAATATGGATATTCAGGATTATGTGACCGTCAATTTTGCCCAGTTTGCTAAACTGATTGATTCCGTGGGTGGAATTGATACGGATATCTCTGATACCGAAATGAAGGAAATGAATGATGTAATCTGGGGCTCAGAGACCGAACAAGCAAGAGATTCCCAGCTGATTAAAACGACAGGTGTGCAGCATTTAAACGGTAGTCAGGCAGTTGTTTATGCTCGAATCCGTGAAGATGACAGCGATAATGCCCGTGCAGACCGTCAGCAAAAAGTGCTCGGCTATCTTTTAGACAAGGTAGAAGCGATGCCTATGACGGAATATCCGGCACTGGTGCGCACCGCTATGGGAATGTGTGAAACAAGCCTTTCTCAAGATACTATTTTGGGGTATGTGCCTTTCTTGGGCAGTAAACCGTCGCTAGAGAAAATCACAGTCCCAGATATTAAGTATGAGACAGATGTACAGGCTGGTATTTATGGGGATGCCGGATGGGTTTGGCGCTATAATTTGAGCAATGCCGGCAAACGAATTCGTTCTTTTATTTATAACGAGACATAA
- a CDS encoding Stage II sporulation protein P: MGKYLRTAGTALLAIFSFACVFSRLPKFSAQQAAVAAADTALPLGFYHEVANPHEPESLHSLPQSVYIPPVSSNSGVSSAKPSSATTESSEAVSDSGSLPSDSISDALLDGNILETDLSQGGKEQDGIFIKNSTAGNTVDAADVLSQKTTLNIHKDGSPMVLIYHTHTCEAYAGVTSSDDPSLSVVAVGDAIAQELQAAGIGVIHDTTIHDSPNYNGCYDRSCATVQKNLAQYPSIQVTLDIHRDSMTTKDGIRYKPTAIINGKRAAQIMIISGCDDGTLNFPNWAENLKLAVRLQSGGAQFSKLMRPLDFTNRRYNEELTNGSLLCEFGTEVNTLDEAVYSGHLFGQVLSQELSKIAQDAG, encoded by the coding sequence TTGGGCAAATACCTTCGTACAGCCGGAACCGCACTCCTCGCTATTTTTTCCTTCGCCTGTGTGTTTTCGAGGCTGCCGAAATTTTCCGCTCAGCAGGCTGCTGTTGCCGCTGCAGATACGGCTTTGCCGCTGGGTTTTTATCATGAAGTCGCCAATCCACACGAACCAGAATCGCTTCATTCTTTGCCTCAATCTGTTTATATTCCGCCGGTTTCCTCTAATTCCGGCGTTTCTTCAGCAAAACCATCATCAGCAACTACTGAATCTTCTGAAGCGGTATCAGATTCGGGAAGTCTTCCTTCTGATTCAATCTCTGATGCCCTTTTAGACGGAAACATCCTTGAAACCGATCTTTCTCAAGGTGGAAAAGAGCAAGACGGAATCTTTATCAAAAATTCAACTGCCGGAAATACCGTTGATGCAGCGGATGTTCTCTCACAGAAAACGACTCTGAACATTCACAAAGACGGCAGCCCAATGGTATTGATCTATCATACACACACCTGTGAAGCATACGCAGGCGTTACCAGCAGCGATGATCCCAGTCTCAGCGTTGTAGCGGTAGGAGATGCCATTGCTCAAGAATTGCAGGCAGCGGGGATCGGCGTCATCCATGATACCACCATCCATGACAGCCCCAATTACAATGGCTGTTATGATCGCAGCTGCGCTACCGTTCAAAAAAATCTGGCGCAGTATCCCAGCATTCAGGTAACACTGGATATCCATCGAGATTCCATGACCACAAAAGACGGAATTCGCTATAAACCCACCGCCATCATTAACGGAAAACGGGCCGCACAGATCATGATCATTTCAGGCTGTGACGACGGCACACTTAATTTTCCAAACTGGGCAGAAAATCTCAAGTTAGCAGTTCGTCTGCAATCAGGCGGCGCACAATTTTCAAAACTGATGCGTCCACTTGACTTTACCAACCGCCGCTACAACGAAGAACTTACCAATGGGTCTCTGCTCTGTGAATTCGGCACAGAGGTAAACACACTGGATGAAGCGGTTTATTCCGGCCATCTTTTTGGTCAAGTGCTTTCACAGGAACTTTCAAAAATAGCACAGGATGCAGGATAA
- a CDS encoding exported protein of unknown function (Evidence 5 : Unknown function): MRTENKCSVLIAIISAVSAIAAATVAVVLFFEKKKKDEEELDHYLDCSIQ, translated from the coding sequence ATGAGAACAGAAAATAAATGCTCTGTACTGATCGCAATTATCTCAGCAGTTTCAGCGATTGCCGCTGCCACTGTCGCAGTGGTCCTCTTCTTTGAAAAAAAGAAAAAAGACGAAGAAGAATTGGACCATTATTTAGACTGCTCCATTCAGTAA